GCATATCGTGGGCGCCCGCGCCGCCGACATGATAGCCGAAGCCGTCGCGCTCATGGAATTCCGCGCCTCGGCAGAAGATGCCGCACGCATAAGCCACGCGCACCCCACCTACACCGAAGCATTCAAAGAGGCGAGCTTGGCTGCCACCGCCAATCGGGCGCTGCACATGTAGTCAAAAGACCCAATCCATGCGCGCTCCGCCATGCTCGAGCTTTGTTGTTTGTGTCATAGCCTCATTCCTTGCACCCCCGCCGTCGCGTGTCAATGATGTATTGAATCTTCCAGCCATCGGTGGTCTTGACTAATTGGAAAGAATTAGTGCCGCAGTGCGACACTTTGCCATTCACATAGAATTTGTAGGGCGTCCATACGCTGGCGAGCGATTTTTCGGCATGGATGGCTTCGAACGTGATTTCCTCCTTATACTTGTCTTTGGTGGGCGTGCCGATAAAGCGGACAAATTCGTCAAAGTCCTCGGTATAGACCTGCATCTGGCTATCCTTGCTGGCCATGAAGGTCTGGAAAACAGGCTTGTCGGTGCAGGCGCTTTTGAGCAGCACCGTATCGCCGTTTTCCATACCTGCAAAAAAGTTGTTGATGACGGCCTTGATGGCCTTGTCTTCTCTTTGGGCGGAGAGAGCCGCCGTCAGAAACGCGGCGGTAATCAATAAATAATAAGCACGGCTTTGTCGCATGAGAATTTGTTTTTGCCCAAAAATGGGAGCTCATGCGAGGACATGGGTCGTTTTTCGATAAAAAAAGCCTGATAAAGCGCGGGAGGCCGCTTCGACTGGCTGAATGCAGGTCATGTCGAAAACCATTTCCCGACCACCGGAATCTCCCGCCGATGCAGCCAAGACAACACAGCGCTCCCGGCAAAAACAAGGAGGGCCAGATAAAACAACAAGCCGCCATCGCCTTGCACTTCGATGCCCAGTTGGGTAAGGTGCGAGAGGATGGCGCCACTCATCACGCCCAACGCGACGACAGCGCCCAAGCCAGTGGTGCGCGGCCATAATATCAAAGCAGAAGCCACCAGCTCGACCACCCCGGAGCCGACGCGACCCCAAGGCTCCATGCCCAACGTTTGGAAAATCCACACACTTTCGGGCGCGCCCGTAAATTTGAAGAAAAGGGTTTGCAGGAGAATGCCCGCCACCAACAGACGGAGTGGCCACACAAGGATGTTTTTCATATAGAAAGGAGAATTTTGTAAAAAAAATCGCCACAAAAGTCGCCCACTCATCCGGTTGGAAAAGTTCCCTGCGTAACATTACGCAAATAGTTGCTCGAAAAGTCGCTTCACGGACACCTCACCTCTTTCGACCATGATTTTTCAAATTGTGCCTACCTTTTTTCAAGGGCTTTGAAGGGGCGAGCTGTCGGGGCAAACGCACCGCTTCGGCGGATTCAAGTTTCATATACAACTGAATTTAGACCCTTCCCACATAAAAACCTTAACAAATATTTGCATCCTCACCAGACAGACTTTACATTTGGAGCTGCAAACAATCGAATCACCTCCAAAACAATTAGCCAGCCATGCTTACCCCCTACCATCGCCCGCTGCTAAGCGCAGCTGTTTGGGTACTCACCTGTTTCACCATCTCTGCTCAAACCACCCTCTCCTCGCTGCTCGAACAGCCTGTCAGCGATATTCCCTTGTATGACACTACCGCCTGCAAGGATTGTATCTTGCTTCAGGTGCAATATGGGGATTCCGAGTTTCGGAACCTCGATGTGTTCAAGCGCTTCGATGCAAAAAACATCGCGCAAGTGGACGTGGTGTATAGCTCGTTTTCGCGCACGAAAAACTTTGACCAAGTCTCGCTCAATCGCGAGCGATTGACCAACCTCGAAAAAGCCTCTCCCGGCCTCTTCGACAACGAGTCCATTAAATGGAATATGTTGCGCCAAACCAACTGCCGCACCCTCGAAGAAAGCGAGCGACTGTTCCACGGGTTCGTGGTGCATCTCGCGTCTGGCGTGGCGGTGCGCAGCAACGACGGCACGCTTATGCCCGCACCCTCACCCGTCGTACCCACCAAAAAATCATCGAACAAAACACCGCTCGTCACCCGCGACTCCACCGTGCGGGAAATGAGCGTCTCCATGCGCGAAATCACCAAACGCGAATGCGAGGAAACGGGCAAATACATTCCGAAAAACAAGGACAAAGCTCGCAAAGGTGTGCGATACGACAAACCGGGGCGCAACCGCATCCCGGAGAAAAAATGTCAGACCAAATCTCTGGGCTATGCCTACGACACCACTTACTTCGACCGCCGTATCAAGATAAATGCGGCCACTGGCAAGGCGATTGACCGCTCGCTGGATATAGACCGCCGAAGGGACACAACCGTAATAGATGCCATGGATCGCAATTGGGACGACTGGCGGAAAGAGAAAGTCATCGTGGTGCAGGATGTCACGGGTAGTATGAGCGGCTACCTGACGCAAATCTTCATTTGGCACGAACTCTACGCCTCGAAAGGCGTGGAACACTACGTTTTTTTCAATGACGGCGACGGGAAACCCGACAAGGACAAGGTATTGGGCAAGGTAGGAGGCATCTACTACGTCCAGTCGAATCGCCTGTCGGAGATTCAAGAGGTCGCCCATAGAGCAGCGCGAGCCGGCAGCGGCGGCGACAATCCCGAGAACAACATAGAAGCCGCCATATATGCCCAGACGAGGTGTCCCGATTGTAGCATGATGGTGATGATAGCCGACAATTACGCCCCAGTGCGCGACTTCAAATTGATGAGCGAGGTGAGGAAGCCCGTTCATGTGGTGGTGTGCGGCGGCAATGGAGAAGAGGTACATTCCGACTACATCAGCATCGCTGCCCTCACGGGGGGAGCGGTGCATACCTCCAAAATGGACCTCGACCTGAAAGGCAAAGCAGTCGAAGGCACATTGCTGGCAATCGGTGAGCGAAAATATATCTTCGAGAAGGGACGGTTTTCTTTGAAAACGGATTGAGCTCAGGAGATGCGGCTCCACACCCGCGCTTCCTTGCCTTCCGAGGCAAGGTGCTGCCGGAGCCGCTCGTGTTCGGGGGCTGCCAAGGCAGGGTCGTCCTCCAAAATACGCAAGGCTATCTCCCGCGCCGCCGTCAGAATCTGTCCGTCGCGGGCAAGGTCAGCGATGAGGAATTGGAGCATACCACTTTGTTGAGTACCCTCTATATTGCCGGGGCCGCGCAGCCGCAAATCCGTCTCCGCGATGACAAAGCCGTCGT
This genomic interval from Saprospiraceae bacterium contains the following:
- a CDS encoding nuclear transport factor 2 family protein; protein product: MRQSRAYYLLITAAFLTAALSAQREDKAIKAVINNFFAGMENGDTVLLKSACTDKPVFQTFMASKDSQMQVYTEDFDEFVRFIGTPTKDKYKEEITFEAIHAEKSLASVWTPYKFYVNGKVSHCGTNSFQLVKTTDGWKIQYIIDTRRRGCKE
- a CDS encoding DoxX family protein: MKNILVWPLRLLVAGILLQTLFFKFTGAPESVWIFQTLGMEPWGRVGSGVVELVASALILWPRTTGLGAVVALGVMSGAILSHLTQLGIEVQGDGGLLFYLALLVFAGSAVLSWLHRREIPVVGKWFST